From the Pseudodesulfovibrio indicus genome, the window GCCATCACCGTGAAGCAGGCCGTGTTCATTGCGGGCATCCTGAACTTCATCGGCGCGGTCTTTCTCGGCTCTCACGTGACCGCGACCATCAGCAAGGGGATCATCAACCCCGACGTGATCACCGATCCCAAGCTGATCATGATAGGCATGTTCGCCGCGCTCCTGGCGGCCGGGCTGTGGGTCCTGGTGGCCACGTTGACGTCGTTGCCGGTCTCCTCCACGCACTCCATCGTCGGGGCCATCATGGGCTTCGGCCTGGTGGCGGGCGGGCCGGACGTGGTCAACTGGCTCAAGATGGGCGGCATCGTCCTGTCCTGGATCATCTCCCCGTTCTTCGCCGCCGCCATCGCCTACTTCATCTTCACCCACATTCGAAAATACATCCTCTTCAAACGAAACTTCATTCACCAGGCCAAGGTATGGGCGCCCATCTGGGTGGCCATCACGCTGTCCATGATCTCCCTCTCGTTCCTGTACAAGACCCCGGCCGGCAAGTCCCTGGGGCTGCACTGGCTGAGCTCCCTCGGCATCGCCGCCGCCCTGTCCTTCCTGGCCTGGCTCGGCGCCCGCATCTTCGTGGCGCGGTTCGTCATGGACGAGGAGGAGGGGGCCGAGGGCGTGGAGCGGGTCTTCCGCAAGATGCAGGTGGGCACGTCCTGTTACGTGGCCCTGTCCCAGGGCGCCAACGACGTGGCCAACGCCATCGGCCCGGTGGCGGCCATCTACCTGATCGCCAAGGAGCACAAGCTGCTGGCCACCGCCGCCGTGCCCTGGCCCATGCTCGTGCTGGGCGGCCTGGGCATCGCCGTGGGCATCGCCGTCCTGGGCCACAAGGTCATGTCCACCGTGGGCGAAAAAATCACCACCCTGACCAATACGCGCGGATTCGCCGTTGACTTCGGCGCCGCCTCCACCGTATTGGTCGCCTCCAACCTTGGACTGCCGGTCTCCACGACCCATGCCGCCGTGGGCGGCGTGGTCGGCGTGGGTCTGGCGCGCGGCTTTTCGGCGGTCGACTTTCGCGTGCTCCTGCGCATCGTCGCCTACTGGATCGCCACCGTCCCCATCGCCGCCCTGACCAGCATTGTTATCTTTGTGCTGCTCAAATGGTTGTGTTACGGCTAGGTTACGAAACTGCAAAAACCCCTTTCAACGAGGTCGCATGATATGTCTTTGAGAATTCCCTTCTTCGGTTTGCTCGGCAACCGTTCCCCCATGGAAGGCCTTGTCGAGCACTACGACAAGATCGCCGAGTGCATCGCAGCCATCGACGACTCCCTGGAGTGCTACGTCTCCGGCGGCATGTGCCGCGAGTTCGAGGAGTTGACCAAGGCCGTGGACGAGATCGAGAACCACGCCGACTCGATCAAGCGGAACATCCGCAACCACCTGCCCAAGGGGCTCTTCATGGCCGTGGAGAAGCACCTGTTCCTGTCCTACACCAAGAGCCAGGACAATATCCTGGACGCGGCCCAGGACGCCTTGCACTGGCTGGCCATGCGCCCGGTGCTCATTCCCGAGGAAATCCAGAAGGGGATGATCTACCTCCTGGATTCCGTGGCCAAATGCACCGTGCTGCTCGGACCGGCGCTCAAGTCCACCATCGCCCTGACCAACGGCGAGTCCCTGGACCGCGAGGGCACCAAGGAGTGCTACCGCAAGGTCCGGCGCGAGCGCGACGAGGTCCGCCGCCAGAAGAACGATCTGCAGAAGAAAATCTACCAGATGGACATTGATTTCAAGGACATCTACCAGCTCATCCACTTCGTGGACTGCCTCGACAACATGGGCCACAACACGGAGAATTGCGCGGAGCTGCTGCGCTCCATGATCGCGCGGTAGACGGGGCGCCGAGCGCGTTCCCCAAACATTTCACGGCACGGCCAAAGGCCCGGCGTTTTCTCGCGCCGGGCCTTTTTTATCGGGTCTTCTTGGAGGGAGGGACGACCTGAATCTCCACCGGTTCGTCCTCTGGCTGGGCAAAGGGATCGATGCGCGCGCTCCCGGCAAAGAGCACCTGGCCGTTCAGCTCGATGCGCGCGGCCAGGGCGTAGCGCAGCCGCTGGTGGATCTTGGCCGGGTCGTAGCGCAGCACCGCCGGAAAGGGCGGGGCGGCCTGGACCGGGATAAAGGTGGAGGCCACGGTGCGGTCCGTCGGGTCCAGCCGGGAGAGGTCCTCCAGGGACAGGAACAGGGTGCAGCGCGGGGGCAGCAGCATCCGCGCGCGGTAGGTCACCGAGGCCCGCAGCTGGGCCGTGGCCGCCGGGTCGACGGCGGGGCCTTCGGTCCGCTTTTCGGCGCATCCGGCACCCAGAAGAAGGGCCGGAAGCAGGGCCAGGAGCGTGGCGGTCCACAGGACCGGTCCGGGGATCGTTCGTTTCATCGCACCTCCATCGTTGCGGCATCCTACATCTTTTCATTCTCCCTTTCCAGTGGCGGGGGACGCCCTCGGGACCCTTGAATTTCCGTGCGGAAAAGTCTTGATATTGAAAATCAGTTTCAATACACTGCGCCCATGCCGAATGTCCCAGTCCGACCTCGATCCGTTGTCCGAGTGTTCCTTCCCGCCGTGCGCCGTCCCGCCGTTTCGGGTCCGCTTTCCGCCGGGCGATGTACCCGCCGGTCCGCCAGGGGCGAGGCCGGTGTCCATCAACCCAACCCGAAGGAGTACTGCCATGAGCTCGCTGAAGAAACTCGGACTGCTGAACCGCCAGGGAATGCTCGCCTGCAACGAAGGCCGTTGCCAGGACGCCCTGTTCCAATTGACCCAGGCCGACCGGCTGGCCCGGTCCATGGAATCTCCGCTGCACGAAGCCAAGGTGCGCAACAACATGGGCGTGGTCTACCAGATGAACGGCAAGTTCGAGGAGGCGCGCGTCTGCTTCCGCATCGCCGCCGACCGCGCCGTGGCCGGAGCCGGGGACGGCAATTGCCTGCACCGGACCATCAACCGCAACCTGGACAACCTGCTCACCCGGTCCAAGGGCGCGGAGGCCTAGGCATGTCCGCATTTCAGTCGGCCTCGGCAGCGGTCCATTCGCTGTCGAGGCCGGAACGCGACTGGGCGTCCTCCAACCATTGCATCACCACCGCCCTGCACCAGTTCGCGGAGTCGCTGGGCAATGCCATCGACGCCAAGGACCCGCACACGTCCATGCACTCCGACGAGGTGGCCGAGGTGTCCCGCGTCCTTGCCCTGGCCATGGGGCTGCCCCGGCGCGCCGCGGACATCATCCACGTGGCGGGCCACCTGCACGACATCGGCAAGATCGGCGTGCCGGATTCGGTGTTGCGGAAAAAAGGCCCCCTGGACACCACGGAGTGGCGCGCCATCCGCAACCACCCGGAGGCCGGGGCCGCCATCCTCCAGCCCGTGGCCGCCCTGCGCGACCTCGGCGTGGTGGACATGGTCCTGCACCATCACGAGCGATGGGACGGCAAGGGGTATCCGCACGGCCTCAAGGGCACCATGATCCCGCTCGGCGCGCGGATCATCAGCGTGGCCGACACCCTGTCCGCCATGCTCCAGGACCGGCCCTACCGCAATGCATTGTCAATGGACCGCGCGTGCGGAGAAATCTCAGGCTGCGCCGGAACCCAGTTCGACCCCACCGTGGTCGTGGCCTTCCGTTCCGCATTCGACGACATTCGGCGCCTGGTCACGCCGCCCGGCGAGGGATGACGCGGAGCTGCCGGCGACCTGGATGCCGTCGAGGGAAGCCTCCGGCGGCTGGGGCGCTGCCCCAGACCCCGCCAGGGAACCCTTTGAAAAGGGTTCCCTGGACCCTCCCAAACTTTTTGTCGCTCGCTTCGCTCGGGTCCGTGCGGGCGCGGAGGGTCGAGTTTTGGGGGAGGTGGAAGGGGGAGGTGTGCGGTTTGGCGGGAGTGTCGGCGGGTGGCGGGGATGCGGTGTCCCTGATGGTTCGCGCCGGACGTCTGCGGCGCGCGGTCAGCCGCCCGGCGCGAACCATCCGGGACGGTTGCCCACGCCGCCGGACCGGACGGGGGCCAAGGGAAAGTGTCAGGGCGGCGTGTTAAAACTCTGGAAAGGAAGAGGCCTTATCTTGAACCTCGAACCTCGCGAAGCGACCCAAAAAGTTTGGGAAAAGGAGGGGATGGGGGTCCGGGGGAAGGGGAGGAAACAACCCTTTTCAAAGGGTTTTTCCTCCCCTTCCCCCGGCCGCCGGAGGCGCAAAAAAAAAGGGCGGACGCGCGCAGCGCGTCCGCCCTTTTTGATGGCTGATGGCCCGGCTACGCCTTGGGCGGGTCGGGGAGGGAGAGGATGGGCTGGATGATTTGTTCCATGGCTTGTCCGGTGGCGGTATCGCGGTGGACCTTCATGAAGGGGAACCCTTCGTCGCCGGAGTCGGCCACGGCGGGGTCGAGGGGGATGCGTCCCAGGAACCGGACGCCCGCTTCCTTGGCCAGTTCCTCGCCGCCGCCGGACTTGAAGATGTTGTGCACCTTGCCGCAGTCGGGGCAGGCGAAGCCGGACATGTTTTCAACGATGCCGAGCACGCGGTTGCCCACTTCGCCCACAAAGGACACGGACCGGCGCACGTCGTCCACGGCCACGCCCTGGGGGGTGGTGACGATGACGGCCATGGCGGTGGGGCCGAGGGTCTGGAGGGCGGACAGCGGTTCGTCGCCGGTGCCGGGGGGACAGTCGACCACGAGGAAGTCGAGGTCGCCCCACATGACGTCCTCCACGAACTGCTTGATCAGGCCGATCTTGACCGGTCCGCGCCAGATGACGGCCTGTCGGTCGTCGGGCAGCATGAAGCCCAGGGACATGACGGACAGGTTCCTGGACCAGGGCACCGGCTCCATGATCTGGTCGCCGATGTGCGGCTGCTGGCCCTTGAGGGAGAGAAGCCGGGGCACGCTCGGGCCGTGCACGTCCACGTCCAGCAGGCCGACCTTCTTGCCGGCCAGGGACAGGGCCACGGCGATGTTGGCGGCCACGGTGGATTTGCCCACGCCGCCCTTGCCGGACATGACCACGATCTTGTGCTTGATGCGGCTCAGGGTTTTTTGCAGTTTCTGCTCTTCGGGGTTGTCGCAGCCGTTGGCGCTGGAACAGCTCCCGTCAGGTGCGGCAGACGCACATCCTTCACAACCACTCATAGGATTCTCCTGAAATAGGGCGGCTCAGGGCCGCCTTTGAAAGTACGCGCAGATCCCGGACCAGCGGACGGTCGCGTCCGGGTCCGAGAGAGATAACCATCGGCGGGAAAATGTCAAACTGATGCGCCGGGCATGGCCAGCTCGGCCAGCGACCCGTGCAGATAGCCGTCGACTACCTGGCCGAGGGAGCCGGTGAGCCACGGGATGACTTGGATTCCGGCTTCTTCGAGGGCTTCGCGGGTGCGGTTGCGGATGGCGCCGCACAGAAAAATGGTTACCCCGCAGGCCAATATGGCGGATGTCCTGTCCATAGGGTCCTTTGAGGGAAGGGATAGGAGGCCTGCGGGGTAAGATTTATGATCGCGTATTTCAAATAACTTGTAGCCGTCCGCGTTCTCGCACACGGAGGCCAACCGGTCCTGGTAGCACGCCAGGCAGATGAGCTTGGCGGAATCCACTTTCATCATCACTCTCCAAAAAACTCTCCGGCAGGACCCTGACCGATTGATGGCAATAGAGCATAGATCGTGCCAACAGAAATATTGATTTATTACAGTGTGTTAGGTTTAAGCGATATGGGCATTTGGGCGAATAATTCGCCATTACCGCAAGGAAGGTGGACGAAAAATTCGCCTATTTGTCGGAGAGGAGCCGTCGCAGGGTGTCCTTGGTGATGCCCAGCTCGCGGCAGGCGGCCATTTTTTTCCCGTTGTTGCGTTTGACGGCCTGGCGCGCGGCGCGGCGCTTGATGGCCTCCATGGTGCCGGACAGGCCCGCCGACCGGGGCGAGCCCTTGGCCGGGTGCAGGTATTCCGGGAGGTGTTCCACCTGGATGAACCCGTCCGCGCAGAGGATGAAGGCGTATTCGAGGATGTTTTCCAGCTCGCGGACGTTGCCGGGGAAGTCGTGGCGCAGGAGCACGGCCATGGCGTCTTCGCTCACGCCCTGGATGGATTTGTTGCGCAGCCCGTTGAATTCCTGGAGGAAGTGGTCCACGAGCAGGGGCAGGTCCTCCTGCCGCTGGGTCAGGGGCGGCAGGGTCAGGGTGACCACGTTGAGGCGGTAGAAGAGGTCCTGTCGGAAGGTCCCCTCGGCCACGGCGTCCTCCAGGTTGCGGTTGGTGGCGGCCACCACGCGCACGTCCGCGCGCACCTGGGAGACCCCGCCGAGCGGCTCGAAGGTCTTGTCCTGGAGGAAGCGGAGCAACTTGACCTGGAGGTTCTGGGGCATGTCGCCGATCTCGTCCAGAAAGACCGTGCCGCCGTCGGCCAGTTCGAACCGGCCCGGCTTGTCCGTGCGCGCCCCGGTGAACGCGCCCGCCTTGTAGCCGAACAGCTCGGATTCCAGCAGGGTGTCGGGCAGCGCGCCGCAGTTCACGGCCACGAACGGCCCTTCCTTGCGCGGGCTCAGGGAGTGGATCGCCTTGGCGAACAGCTCCTTGCCGGTGCCGCTCTGGCCGAGCAGCAGGGTGGTGGCCTCGGATTCGCTGATCTGCGGCAGGATGCGGAAGATCTTGTCCAGGGCCTGGCTGCGGCCCACGATGTTCTCGAACCGGTAGATGTCCTTGGCCTGCTGGCGGGAGACGTGGATCTCGGTCAGGTCGCGGAAGGTCTCCACCCCGCCGACCACGTTGCCGTCCCGGTCCTTGAGGGGCGAGGCCGAGATGGACACGGGCAGGGTGGTGCCGTCCGAGCGGACGATGAAGATGGACTTGTTGACGATGCGCCCGCCGTGCTCGATGCACGCGCCCAGCGCGCACTGGCCGTCGCACAGGGAGGAGCGGAACACGTCCCAGCACTTGCGCCCCAGGGCGTCGTCCCCGGTTATCCCGGTGATCCGCTGGGCCGCCCCGTTGAAATAGGTCACGTTCCAGTCCGCGTCCACGGTGAACAGCCCGTCGGCGATGGAGTCGAGCACGTCCTCGAGCGGCAGGTTCTTCGGAAAGGACATGGTGCCACCCTACATCCCCCGGAATCCCTTGCCAAGAAAAACCGGGCGAAAAATTCGCCCACACATTTGTGGATGATCAAAAAAAGAAACCCGTCCGAAGACGGCCCGCGATGGCGGCAGAGGCTTTCGAGAGTTGGGTGGCCGGGCATGAAAAAAGCCGCCCGGAGGCGGCTTTGAAAACAAACAATCGGCGTTGTCGGACTTAGAGCTTCTCGGCCCGCTTTTTGCGGAGCCAGTCATACCACTGGTCCATGTTCTCGCCGGTGCGGGCGGAGATGGGCATGACCTCGATGTCCTTGTTCAGCTTCTTGGCGTGGTTGGTGGCCTTGTCCAGGTCGAAGTCCACGTAGGGCAGCAGGTCGGTCTTGTTCAGGAGCATGACCGCGGAGATGTGGAACATGAAGGGATATTTCTCGGGCTTGTCGTCGCCCTCGGCCACGGACAGCAGGGTGACCTTGTAGTCTTCGCCCACGTTGAACTCGGCGGGGCAGACCAGGTTGCCCACGTTCTCCACGAACAGGATGTCCAGCCCGTCGGTGTCGATGGCCTTGAGCGCGTCCATGACCATGCCGGAATCGAGGTGGCAGCCGCCCTCGGTGTTGATCTGCACGGCCTGGGCGCCGGTGGCGGCCACGCGCTGGGCGTCGTTGTCGGTCTGCAGGTCGCCCTCGATGACCGCCATCTTGAATTCGTCCTTGAGCTCGGTCAGGGTGCGCTCGAGCAGGGTGGTCTTGCCCGCGCCGGGCGAGCTCATGAGGTTCAGGCAGAGGATCTTCTTGACCCGGAACTTGTTCTGCAGTTCTTCGGCCAGCCGGTCGTTGGCCTCCAGCACGTTGCGGACTATGGTCACTTCCTTGGACATGTCAACTCCTTGAATTTACTGCTGGTCGTCCACTTCGATGGAGGCTATGAGCAGTTCCTTGCCTTCCAGGACCTGGTGCCCCAGGAGGGCGTCGCATTTGGGACAGGGCATGCACCGGTTGTGCTCGGGGCTGAACACCTCGCCGCACTCGCCACACGCCACCTTCACCGGCACTTCGATCACTTCCAGCTCCGCGCCGTCGAACTCCCCGCCGGGAATGAGCGCTTCCCAGGCGAATTGCAGGGCTTCGGTGACCACCCCGGCCAGACGGCCGTTTTTCAGGGTCACCTTCTTGAGCTTGTGGCCTTCATGCTTGACCATCTCTTCGCGCAGGATGCCGAGGATGGACTCTACGATAGACATTTCATGCATGGCGAGAGCAGTACACCGATTTCCAGACAGGGGCAAGGGGGGTGGGCGGCGGCTTCCGATAGCTGGCCATTCGCACATTTTTTCCGGGGGCTTTCATCCTCACGTAGGTCGACTACGCTGCGGTGAAAGCCCCCCGGAAGAAAATGCACGCCTGACCAACTCTCAAAAGCCTCGGTACGGCACGGGCTCTCGTTGGGTAAGTCGTGCGGCAACCCGCTGTCGGATGTCGGTGACATCCGAGTCGCTCAGAGAGTCGGGAGGCCCAACTCGTTTTCTGCCCATACTTGGAGCGCCTCGGTTGGCCACGCCAACCGACAGCGGCTCTCAAACGGAGGGAGGCTGGGAAGAGTGGGTCGGATGTGGATTTCCCGAGGGGGTGTTTGACCGCAGCGTACACCCGGTACGTGAGGATCAACCACCCCCTCGAAAATTCGCAGACGGCCCGCTATCCCCAGCCGGCGCACCAAAAAGAGTTGACGACCGAAGACGTTACATTTACGTTCGCACCACTTGTTCTCAGGGCGGGGTGGAAGTCCCCACCGGCGGTGATCTGGTTCGCCAGAGAGCCCGCGAGCGCCCCTCCGGGTGGAGGGGGTCAAGCAGACCCGGTGCGATTCCGGGGCCGACGGTAACAGTCCGGATGAAAGAGAATAAGGCAGTCCCGCATCCGTCGCCGGGCGTACTTCGCCTCGGCCGACGCCTGCCGCGACGGCGCTCTTGCGTCCGTCTGCCTGTCTACGCGCCCTGATTCATTCATACTCTTCTAAAGGAGATTCATGATGGATCAGCCTATCCTCAAACAGTTCGGTGGCCCTATCTCGCGGGTCGAGAAAGCGCTCAAGTCCCTTCGCAAAGGGGGCGGCGTCCTGGTCACGGACAACGCCGACCGCGAAAACGAAGGCGACCTGATCTTTGCCGCCGAAACGCTGACCAAAGACCAAATGGCCATGCTCATCCGGGAATGCAGCGGCATCGTCTGCCTCTGCATGACCGAGGAAAAAGCCCGCCAGCTCGACCTGCCCATGATGGTCGAGGACAATTCCAGCCGGTACGGTACCGCGTTCACCGTCTCCATCGAGGCGGCCGAGGGCGTGACCACCGGCGTGTCCGCCGCCGACCGCGTGACCACGATCAAGGCGGCTGCGGCTCCTGGAGCCAAGCCGACCGACCTGCACAAGCCCGGCCACGTGTTTCCGCTTTGCGCCCGCCCCGGCGGCGTGCTGGAGCGCGGCGGCCACACCGAGGCCACCGTGGACCTCACCCGGCTGGCCGGACTGGCCCCCTGCGGCGTGCTCTGCGAACTGACCAACCCGGACGGCACCATGGCCAAGCTCCACGAGATCGTGGCCTTCGCCATCAAGCACCAGATGGCCATGTGCACCGTCCAGGACATCATCGCCTACCGCGAACACATCGGCGATACCAACGCCGAAATGGTCGTGCCGGAAAACTCGTCCGCACTGAGCAAGGCCACCCGGACCTTCCCCCGCAGCACCTTCGCCGCGGGCCGGTAGACGTCCGCACGACACCCTCAACCCTCTCCTCCTAAAACCCAAGCCCCCGCCGTTTCGCCCGGCGGGGGCTTTTTTTGGGAATGCCTCCGGCGGCCAGAGGGGGAAACTTTCGAGAAAGTTTCCCCCTCTGGACTCCCCCTTCAAAGCTTTTTGTCGCTCGCTTCGCTCGGGTGCGTGCGGGGGCGGGTGGTGACAGGGGAGGGATGACCGGATAAAAGAGGTTGAATCGGTTATACGTATTGCGTTTGAAATTCGATAACAGGAGATTCGCCATGGGCCACGATCTGAACCAGCTGCACCACCTCGTTGAACTCAGTATGAGGAGCACTCATACCGCCACACTCGTCATTGCCGGGCTGTTTTATGTACTCAACGACAAAGGGGTGCTGAGCAAGGAAGAGTTCGAGTCCGTCATCGACATCGCCGCGAATAGCGCTGGCGAAAATCCCTCGGACGGCGCACTCAAGCAGGAGATAAGGGGGTTCGGTCGAGATGTTGGGGGCCTCCTGAAATAGTTCGGCCCTATACATGCCTTCCGCCGAAGGCGGCGATAAAAAGTTTTGGAAGGGAGAGGGGATGGGGGTCCGGGGGAAGGGGAGAGGGAAACCTTTTCCAAAAGGTTTCCCTCTCCCCTTCCCCCGGCCGCCGGAGGCATCTTCCTCAAAAAAGTTGACAGCCCGGCCTGATCGGTAGTGAACTGTGCATCCGATTTTTCTTTAACCGAGAGGTATCCTGATGCGTAGCAAGAAGATGACTGGTGGATTGGAGAAGGCCCCGCACCGTTCGCTGTTGTATGCGAGCGGGTTGTCCAAGGAGGAGATGGACAGGCCGCTGATCGGCGTATGCAACGCCCAGAACGAGATTATCCCCGGTCATGTTCACCTGGACACCATTGCCGAGGCCGTGAAGGCGGGCATCCGCATGGCGGGGGGCACTCCGCTGGAGTTTCCGGCCATCGGCGTGTGCGACGGGCTGGCCATGAACCACGAGGGCATGAAGATGTCCCTGCCCAGCCGCGAGATCATCGCCGATTCCGTGGAGATCATGGCCACGGCGCATCCCTTCGACGCCCTGGTCTGCATTCCCAACTGCGACAAGATCGTGCCCGGCATGCTCATGGCCATGCTGCGGCTGAACATTCCGGCGGTGATCGTCTCCGGCGGCCCCATGCTGGCCGGGCACAAGCGGACCTCGGACCTGATCACCGTGTTCGAGGGCGTGGGCAAGGTCCGCGCGGGCAAGATGACCGAGGAGGAGCTGGAGGAATACACGGCGGGCGCCTGTCCCACCTGCGGTTCGTGCTCGGGCATGTTCACGGCCAACTCCATGAACTGTCTTTCCGAATCCATCGGCCTGGCCCTGCCCGGCAACGGCACCATCCCGGCGGTCATGTCCGCCCGCATCCGGCTGGCCAAGAAGGCGGGCATGCAGGTCATGGAGATGCTGGAGCGGAACATCCGCCCGCGCGACATCGTCACCGAGAAGTCGGTGCACAACGCGGTGACCATGGACATGGCGCTCGGCTGCTCCACCAATACCACCCTGCACCTGCCCGCGCTGTTCGCCGAGGCCGGTCTGGATCTTTCGCTGCACATGTTCAACGAGGTCAGCATGAAGACCCCGAACCTCTGCAAGCTCGCCCCGGCCGGGCCGCACTACATGGAGGAGCTGGAGGAGGCCGGAGGCATCCCCGGCGTCATGTCCGAGCTGGCCAAGCGCGACCTGCTCAACCTGGACGTCATGACCGTGACCGGCAAGACGCTGGGCGAGAACCTGAAGGAAATGAACGCCCGCGTGACCAATCACGAGATTGTTCGGCCCATCGACAACCCGTACTCCGAGGAAGGCGGCATCGCCATCCTGTACGGCAACATCGCGCCGGAAGGATGTTGCGTGAAGCAGTCCGCAGTGGCCCCGGAGATGA encodes:
- a CDS encoding inorganic phosphate transporter, encoding MDIYDLFLYMSVGAGFLMAFNLGANDVANSMASAVGARAITVKQAVFIAGILNFIGAVFLGSHVTATISKGIINPDVITDPKLIMIGMFAALLAAGLWVLVATLTSLPVSSTHSIVGAIMGFGLVAGGPDVVNWLKMGGIVLSWIISPFFAAAIAYFIFTHIRKYILFKRNFIHQAKVWAPIWVAITLSMISLSFLYKTPAGKSLGLHWLSSLGIAAALSFLAWLGARIFVARFVMDEEEGAEGVERVFRKMQVGTSCYVALSQGANDVANAIGPVAAIYLIAKEHKLLATAAVPWPMLVLGGLGIAVGIAVLGHKVMSTVGEKITTLTNTRGFAVDFGAASTVLVASNLGLPVSTTHAAVGGVVGVGLARGFSAVDFRVLLRIVAYWIATVPIAALTSIVIFVLLKWLCYG
- a CDS encoding DUF47 domain-containing protein, coding for MSLRIPFFGLLGNRSPMEGLVEHYDKIAECIAAIDDSLECYVSGGMCREFEELTKAVDEIENHADSIKRNIRNHLPKGLFMAVEKHLFLSYTKSQDNILDAAQDALHWLAMRPVLIPEEIQKGMIYLLDSVAKCTVLLGPALKSTIALTNGESLDREGTKECYRKVRRERDEVRRQKNDLQKKIYQMDIDFKDIYQLIHFVDCLDNMGHNTENCAELLRSMIAR
- a CDS encoding YbaY family lipoprotein, translated to MKRTIPGPVLWTATLLALLPALLLGAGCAEKRTEGPAVDPAATAQLRASVTYRARMLLPPRCTLFLSLEDLSRLDPTDRTVASTFIPVQAAPPFPAVLRYDPAKIHQRLRYALAARIELNGQVLFAGSARIDPFAQPEDEPVEIQVVPPSKKTR
- a CDS encoding tetratricopeptide repeat protein, encoding MSSLKKLGLLNRQGMLACNEGRCQDALFQLTQADRLARSMESPLHEAKVRNNMGVVYQMNGKFEEARVCFRIAADRAVAGAGDGNCLHRTINRNLDNLLTRSKGAEA
- a CDS encoding HD-GYP domain-containing protein codes for the protein MSAFQSASAAVHSLSRPERDWASSNHCITTALHQFAESLGNAIDAKDPHTSMHSDEVAEVSRVLALAMGLPRRAADIIHVAGHLHDIGKIGVPDSVLRKKGPLDTTEWRAIRNHPEAGAAILQPVAALRDLGVVDMVLHHHERWDGKGYPHGLKGTMIPLGARIISVADTLSAMLQDRPYRNALSMDRACGEISGCAGTQFDPTVVVAFRSAFDDIRRLVTPPGEG
- a CDS encoding Mrp/NBP35 family ATP-binding protein, giving the protein MSGCEGCASAAPDGSCSSANGCDNPEEQKLQKTLSRIKHKIVVMSGKGGVGKSTVAANIAVALSLAGKKVGLLDVDVHGPSVPRLLSLKGQQPHIGDQIMEPVPWSRNLSVMSLGFMLPDDRQAVIWRGPVKIGLIKQFVEDVMWGDLDFLVVDCPPGTGDEPLSALQTLGPTAMAVIVTTPQGVAVDDVRRSVSFVGEVGNRVLGIVENMSGFACPDCGKVHNIFKSGGGEELAKEAGVRFLGRIPLDPAVADSGDEGFPFMKVHRDTATGQAMEQIIQPILSLPDPPKA
- a CDS encoding NifB/NifX family molybdenum-iron cluster-binding protein translates to MDRTSAILACGVTIFLCGAIRNRTREALEEAGIQVIPWLTGSLGQVVDGYLHGSLAELAMPGASV
- a CDS encoding sigma-54 interaction domain-containing protein; translation: MSFPKNLPLEDVLDSIADGLFTVDADWNVTYFNGAAQRITGITGDDALGRKCWDVFRSSLCDGQCALGACIEHGGRIVNKSIFIVRSDGTTLPVSISASPLKDRDGNVVGGVETFRDLTEIHVSRQQAKDIYRFENIVGRSQALDKIFRILPQISESEATTLLLGQSGTGKELFAKAIHSLSPRKEGPFVAVNCGALPDTLLESELFGYKAGAFTGARTDKPGRFELADGGTVFLDEIGDMPQNLQVKLLRFLQDKTFEPLGGVSQVRADVRVVAATNRNLEDAVAEGTFRQDLFYRLNVVTLTLPPLTQRQEDLPLLVDHFLQEFNGLRNKSIQGVSEDAMAVLLRHDFPGNVRELENILEYAFILCADGFIQVEHLPEYLHPAKGSPRSAGLSGTMEAIKRRAARQAVKRNNGKKMAACRELGITKDTLRRLLSDK
- the hypB gene encoding hydrogenase nickel incorporation protein HypB; protein product: MSKEVTIVRNVLEANDRLAEELQNKFRVKKILCLNLMSSPGAGKTTLLERTLTELKDEFKMAVIEGDLQTDNDAQRVAATGAQAVQINTEGGCHLDSGMVMDALKAIDTDGLDILFVENVGNLVCPAEFNVGEDYKVTLLSVAEGDDKPEKYPFMFHISAVMLLNKTDLLPYVDFDLDKATNHAKKLNKDIEVMPISARTGENMDQWYDWLRKKRAEKL
- a CDS encoding hydrogenase maturation nickel metallochaperone HypA, with the translated sequence MSIVESILGILREEMVKHEGHKLKKVTLKNGRLAGVVTEALQFAWEALIPGGEFDGAELEVIEVPVKVACGECGEVFSPEHNRCMPCPKCDALLGHQVLEGKELLIASIEVDDQQ
- the ribB gene encoding 3,4-dihydroxy-2-butanone-4-phosphate synthase, with product MDQPILKQFGGPISRVEKALKSLRKGGGVLVTDNADRENEGDLIFAAETLTKDQMAMLIRECSGIVCLCMTEEKARQLDLPMMVEDNSSRYGTAFTVSIEAAEGVTTGVSAADRVTTIKAAAAPGAKPTDLHKPGHVFPLCARPGGVLERGGHTEATVDLTRLAGLAPCGVLCELTNPDGTMAKLHEIVAFAIKHQMAMCTVQDIIAYREHIGDTNAEMVVPENSSALSKATRTFPRSTFAAGR
- the ilvD gene encoding dihydroxy-acid dehydratase; the protein is MRSKKMTGGLEKAPHRSLLYASGLSKEEMDRPLIGVCNAQNEIIPGHVHLDTIAEAVKAGIRMAGGTPLEFPAIGVCDGLAMNHEGMKMSLPSREIIADSVEIMATAHPFDALVCIPNCDKIVPGMLMAMLRLNIPAVIVSGGPMLAGHKRTSDLITVFEGVGKVRAGKMTEEELEEYTAGACPTCGSCSGMFTANSMNCLSESIGLALPGNGTIPAVMSARIRLAKKAGMQVMEMLERNIRPRDIVTEKSVHNAVTMDMALGCSTNTTLHLPALFAEAGLDLSLHMFNEVSMKTPNLCKLAPAGPHYMEELEEAGGIPGVMSELAKRDLLNLDVMTVTGKTLGENLKEMNARVTNHEIVRPIDNPYSEEGGIAILYGNIAPEGCCVKQSAVAPEMMRNTGTARVFNSEEEGVAAILGNEIKPGDVVVILYEGPKGGPGMREMLTPTSAISGMGLGESVALITDGRFSGGTRGAAIGHVSPEAAAGGPVGLIREGDRIEIDIPARKINLLVDDAELEARKKDHKPLVKEVSSPFLRRYAKLVTSASRGAVYEK